A DNA window from Arachis hypogaea cultivar Tifrunner chromosome 18, arahy.Tifrunner.gnm2.J5K5, whole genome shotgun sequence contains the following coding sequences:
- the LOC112773249 gene encoding tubulin beta-4 chain-like, with the protein MREILHIQGGQCGNQIGSKFWEVVCDEHGIDPVGHYVGTSQLQLERLDVYYNEATNGRYVPRAVLMDLEPGTMDAIRTGPYGQIFRPDNFVFGQSGAGNNFAKGHYTEGAELIDSVLDVLRKEVENCDCLQGFQVCHSLGGGTGSGMGTLLISKIREEYPDRMMLTFSVFPSPKVSDTVVEPYNATLSVHQLVENADECMVLDNEALYDICFRTLKLTTPSFGDLNHLISATMSGVTCCLRFPGQLNSDLRKLAVNLIPFPRLHFFMVGFAPLTSRGSQNYHALSVPELTQQMWDAKNMMCAADPRHGRYLTASAVFRGKMSTKEVDEQILNVQNRNSSYFVEWIPNNVKSSVCDIAPKGLPMASTFVGNSTSIQEMFRRVSEQFAAMFRRKAFLHWYTGEGMDEMEFTEAESNMNDLVAEYQQYQDASPEEDQDDES; encoded by the exons ATGCGTGAGATTCTTCATATTCAGGGAGGTCAATGCGGGAACCAAATAGGATCAAAGTTTTGGGAAGTGGTGTGTGATGAGCATGGGATAGACCCTGTAGGTCACTACGTTGGAACCTCTCAACTTCAGCTTGAAAGACTTGACGTTTATTACAATGAGGCCACCAACGGTCGCTATGTGCCACGTGCCGTCCTCATGGACCTTGAGCCCGGCACCATGGACGCCATCCGGACGGGCCCTTATGGCCAGATATTCCGCCCGGACAACTTTGTCTTCGGCCAGTCTGGCGCTGGAAATAACTTCGCCAAGGGCCATTACACTGAGGGCGCAGAGCTCATTGACTCTGTCCTTGATGTTTTGAGAAAGGAGGTTGAGAATTGCGATTGCTTGCAGG GGTTTCAAGTGTGTCATTCGCTGGGAGGGGGGACAGGTTCTGGAATGGGTACTCTGCTGATTTCGAAGATTAGAGAGGAATACCCGGATCGAATGATGCTTACTTTCTCGGTGTTCCCATCTCCGAAGGTGTCGGACACGGTTGTTGAGCCTTATAATGCCACACTCTCTGTTCACCAGCTGGTGGAGAATGCTGATGAGTGCATGGTCCTTGACAACGAAGCACTATACGACATATGCTTTAGGACTCTCAAGCTCACTACTCCATCTT TTGGAGATCTGAATCATTTGATATCGGCAACAATGAGTGGAGTTACTTGCTGCTTAAGATTCCCGGGTCAGCTCAACTCAGACCTCAGGAAGCTAGCTGTCAACTTGATCCCATTTCCACGCCTTCATTTCTTTATGGTGGGCTTTGCTCCCCTCACATCTCGAGGGTCACAGAACTATCACGCACTTTCTGTCCCAGAACTCACACAACAGATGTGGGATGCCAAGAACATGATGTGTGCAGCTGATCCGCGCCATGGCCGTTACTTAACAGCATCAGCAGTATTCAGAGGAAAAATGAGCACAAAGGAAGTGGATGAACAGATACTGAATGTGCAGAACAGGAACTCCTCATATTTTGTGGAGTGGATCCCCAACAATGTCAAGTCGAGCGTCTGTGATATCGCACCCAAAGGCCTTCCCATGGCTTCCACTTTTGTTGGCAATTCAACTTCCATACAAGAGATGTTCAGGAGAGTGAGCGAGCAGTTTGCTGCCATGTTCAGAAGAAAGGCCTTCTTGCACTGGTACACTGGAGAAGGAATGGATGAGATGGAGTTCACTGAAGCGGAGAGCAACATGAACGATCTTGTTGCAGAGTATCAGCAGTACCAAGATGCCTCCCCTGAAGAAGACCAAGATGATGAAAGCTGA